The DNA segment AGCTGGGCCCGATGCAGAACTTCGTCTACCTGATCGGAGATTCCCTCACGCGGCAGTGCGTGGTCGTGGACCCCGCCTGGGAGATCGACGCGATCGTGGACGAGGCCGCGGCGGATGGCATGGAGATCACCGGCGCGCTCGTGACCCACACGCACCAGGATCACGTGGGCGGCCATCTCTTCGGTCACGACATCCCCGGCGTGGCCGAGCTGCTCGGGAAGGTCAAGGCGAGGGTCTACGTGCACAAGGCCGAGCGCGAGTTCCTGCGCGGCCTGAGCTCGGACGTGACGAAGGTGGAAGGCGGCGACACCATTCAGGTCGGCCGTTTCCCGCTGACGTTCAT comes from the Candidatus Methylomirabilota bacterium genome and includes:
- a CDS encoding MBL fold metallo-hydrolase, which produces MSDAPLIKQLELGPMQNFVYLIGDSLTRQCVVVDPAWEIDAIVDEAAADGMEITGALVTHTHQDHVGGHLFGHDIPGVAELLGKVKARVYVHKAEREFLRGLSSDVTKVEGGDTIQVGRFPLTFIHTPGHTPGSQCFLVDGRLVSGDTLFIRSCGRTDLPGSDPKEMYTSLTQRLGALPDETVVLPGHNYGGSHTTIGAEKRQNPMMRFASMTDFLRAMGRPE